In Herbaspirillum sp. WKF16, one genomic interval encodes:
- a CDS encoding LLM class flavin-dependent oxidoreductase, protein MSQNPAPRQLHLNVNILHSGFIPSAWRLPDADPLAFVDAGHYAKVARIAEAAKFDAVFLADNAAIIEQIDFRPITALEPTVLLATVAAATTHIGIIGTASTSYNEPYNIARRFATLDHVSGGRAGWNIVTTADPGSARNFGLDGTPDHGNRYARADEFTQVVKALWNSWEDDAVIGDKSTGRFIDETKVRPIAHRGAHFSVQGPLNLPRTPQGQPVLVQAGGSGDGRELAARHAEAVFSAAHTIEESLAYSRAINERAAALGRGPHAVKILPGLATIIGATEAEALRRRDELVDMIPWSYSLKRLAGTLGIPVERLHLDQPLPPDLALPNGGNGNHTFFHATLSLARGREHTVRDLIRALCGGGGHRVLVGTPEQVADEIERWFKAGAADGFNLMPDALPGGLQDFADGVVPILQRRGLFRREYAGRTLRDHFGLARPLNLPDSGVRAA, encoded by the coding sequence ATGAGCCAGAATCCCGCCCCGCGCCAGCTGCACCTGAACGTCAACATCCTGCATTCGGGCTTCATCCCCTCGGCCTGGCGCCTGCCGGATGCCGACCCACTGGCCTTCGTCGACGCCGGCCACTACGCGAAGGTGGCGCGCATTGCGGAGGCCGCCAAGTTCGACGCGGTATTCCTGGCCGACAACGCTGCCATCATCGAGCAGATCGACTTCCGCCCGATCACGGCGCTGGAGCCGACCGTGCTGCTGGCCACCGTGGCCGCGGCCACCACCCACATCGGCATCATCGGCACCGCCTCCACCAGCTACAACGAGCCCTATAACATCGCGCGCCGTTTCGCCACGCTGGATCACGTCAGCGGCGGGCGCGCCGGCTGGAACATCGTCACTACCGCGGATCCCGGCTCGGCCCGCAACTTCGGCCTCGACGGCACGCCCGACCATGGCAACCGCTATGCGCGCGCCGATGAATTCACCCAGGTCGTCAAGGCCTTGTGGAACAGCTGGGAAGACGACGCCGTGATCGGCGACAAGAGCACCGGCCGCTTCATCGACGAAACCAAGGTGCGCCCGATCGCGCACCGCGGCGCCCACTTCAGCGTGCAAGGCCCCTTGAACCTGCCGCGCACGCCGCAGGGCCAGCCGGTGCTGGTGCAGGCCGGCGGCTCGGGCGACGGCCGCGAGCTGGCGGCGCGCCACGCGGAGGCGGTGTTCTCCGCCGCGCACACGATAGAAGAATCGCTGGCCTACAGCCGCGCCATCAACGAGCGCGCCGCGGCGCTGGGCCGTGGCCCGCACGCGGTGAAGATCCTGCCGGGCCTAGCCACCATCATCGGCGCCACCGAGGCCGAAGCGCTGCGCCGGCGCGACGAGCTGGTCGACATGATCCCCTGGAGCTACAGCCTCAAGCGCCTGGCCGGCACGCTCGGCATCCCGGTCGAGCGCCTGCACCTGGACCAGCCGCTGCCGCCCGACCTGGCCTTGCCCAACGGCGGCAACGGCAACCACACCTTCTTCCACGCCACGCTCTCGCTGGCGCGCGGCCGCGAGCACACGGTGCGCGACCTCATCCGCGCGCTGTGCGGCGGCGGCGGCCACCGCGTGCTGGTGGGCACGCCCGAACAGGTCGCCGACGAGATCGAGCGCTGGTTCAAGGCCGGCGCGGCCGACGGCTTCAACCTGATGCCCGATGCACTGCCCGGCGGCCTGCAGGATTTCGCCGATGGCGTGGTGCCCATCCTGCAGCGACGCGGGCTGTTCCGGCGCGAGTATGCGGGGCGCACCCTGCGCGACCATTTTGGCTTGGCGCGGCCGCTCAATCTTCCGGATTCTGGGGTGCGGGCGGCTTGA
- a CDS encoding NAD-dependent protein deacetylase, with protein MNHIPPAGAPADASPDELAALAQLLLTHRKVLVLTGAGISTASGIPDYRDADGVRRGRLPIQGDEFRSSEAARKRYWARSMLGWPRLAQARPNAAHRAIAQLQSAGRVATVLTQNVDGLHQEAGACDVIELHGSIHAVRCLSCGTAYERAQIQNQLEQFNPALAEVEAAMLPDGDVQLEPDADADFHVPSCARCGGMLQPDVVFFGDGVPVARSAEAERAVRDCDAMLVVGSSLMVLSGFRFARMAAEAGKPVAGINRGLTRADPLLAFKVAASAEAVLPRLATLALGGTSA; from the coding sequence ATGAACCATATCCCGCCAGCCGGCGCGCCAGCCGATGCGTCTCCCGACGAACTGGCCGCGCTCGCGCAGCTGCTGCTGACTCACAGGAAGGTGCTGGTGCTGACCGGCGCCGGCATCAGCACCGCCTCCGGCATTCCCGACTATCGCGACGCCGACGGCGTGCGGCGTGGCCGGCTGCCGATCCAGGGCGACGAGTTCCGTTCTTCCGAGGCGGCGCGCAAGCGCTATTGGGCGCGCAGCATGCTGGGCTGGCCGCGCCTGGCGCAGGCCAGGCCCAATGCCGCCCATCGCGCCATCGCGCAACTGCAGTCGGCCGGCCGCGTGGCCACCGTCCTCACGCAAAACGTCGACGGCCTGCACCAAGAGGCCGGCGCGTGCGACGTGATCGAACTGCATGGCAGCATCCACGCGGTGCGCTGCCTGTCCTGCGGCACGGCTTACGAGCGCGCGCAGATACAGAACCAGCTCGAACAATTCAATCCGGCGCTGGCCGAGGTCGAGGCGGCCATGCTGCCGGATGGCGACGTCCAGCTCGAACCCGATGCCGACGCCGACTTCCACGTGCCTTCCTGCGCCCGTTGCGGCGGCATGCTCCAGCCCGACGTGGTGTTCTTCGGCGACGGCGTGCCGGTGGCGCGCAGCGCCGAAGCCGAGCGCGCCGTGAGAGACTGTGACGCCATGCTGGTGGTGGGCAGTTCGCTGATGGTGCTGTCCGGTTTTCGCTTCGCGCGCATGGCGGCCGAGGCCGGCAAGCCGGTGGCGGGGATCAATCGCGGGCTGACCCGCGCCGACCCGTTGCTGGCCTTCAAGGTCGCGGCGTCTGCCGAAGCGGTTCTGCCGCGGCTGGCGACGTTGGCGCTGGGCGGGACGAGCGCCTGA
- a CDS encoding LysR substrate-binding domain-containing protein, with translation MELRHLRYFLTVAEQLHFARAAELLGIAPPTLSVQIQEIERKLQAQLFVRTKRTVALTSAGEAFALEARAVLAQFEQALNVGRRAGRGELGRVEIGYVGSAVFGGILQQQISAFRSHWPQAEVQAREWPMDRLSDALEEGRIDIAFVRMPIALAPSLQSHVLLRDRFCLALPADHRLAGETGAVKARALAGEAFILPEQELGAREVYRRGGFAPRSESRPGSLLAVLAEVSVGAGVAVVPGVLTGVVDLPNVVYRSLAGAVIGSEVAAVFRRFERSPAVKNMVAAIRKSAALQVGAIAAA, from the coding sequence ATGGAATTGAGACACCTGCGCTACTTCCTGACTGTCGCCGAGCAGTTGCACTTCGCCCGCGCGGCCGAGTTGCTGGGCATCGCCCCGCCCACCCTGTCGGTGCAGATCCAGGAGATCGAGCGCAAGCTGCAGGCGCAGCTGTTCGTGCGCACCAAGCGCACGGTGGCGCTGACCTCGGCCGGCGAGGCCTTCGCGCTGGAGGCGCGCGCGGTGCTGGCGCAGTTCGAGCAGGCGCTTAACGTCGGCCGCCGCGCCGGGCGCGGCGAGCTGGGACGGGTGGAGATCGGCTACGTCGGCTCGGCGGTGTTCGGCGGCATCCTGCAGCAGCAGATCAGCGCCTTCCGCAGCCACTGGCCGCAAGCCGAGGTGCAGGCGCGCGAATGGCCGATGGATCGGCTCTCCGATGCGCTGGAAGAAGGACGCATCGACATCGCCTTCGTGCGCATGCCGATCGCGCTGGCGCCTTCGCTGCAGAGCCATGTACTGCTGCGCGACCGCTTCTGCCTGGCCCTGCCGGCCGATCACCGGCTGGCCGGCGAGACCGGCGCGGTCAAGGCGCGCGCGCTGGCCGGCGAGGCCTTCATCCTGCCTGAACAGGAGCTGGGCGCGCGCGAGGTGTATCGCCGCGGCGGTTTCGCGCCGCGCAGCGAGAGCCGTCCAGGCAGCCTGCTGGCGGTGCTGGCCGAGGTGTCGGTAGGCGCCGGCGTGGCGGTGGTGCCCGGCGTGCTGACCGGGGTGGTGGACCTGCCCAACGTGGTGTACCGGTCGCTGGCCGGCGCGGTCATCGGCTCCGAGGTGGCGGCCGTGTTCCGCCGCTTCGAGCGTTCGCCGGCGGTAAAGAACATGGTGGCCGCCATCCGCAAGAGCGCCGCGCTGCAGGTGGGCGCCATCGCCGCGGCCTGA
- a CDS encoding MFS transporter, with product MRQLFSTAAGRVLLTGSLGCAMTVLDTNVVGIILPTVARELGASFADIEWVVSTYVLCFAALLLPAGSVADRYGRKRVFLCGIGLFALASLACAWAPSAQALYAARAAQGVGAAFLLAPALAVIGHAFHDEAERAHAWAVWGGIMGLTMVLSPLIGGAINAALGWRWAFAVNLPVCLLLAAAVLRHIPESKNPAPRPLDAPGILSFSSAVFMLTWALITGPEQGWSSVVCVARAVGGALLFALFIAIERRRAHPMLELSLFGSAGFVAAVAAMFAYAASAQVMASLLPQFLQNARGLSAAQAGLAMLPFALAMLLLPQLGRRLGAHLRSPHILALGLCVTALGNLLMIWAARSGDGWLTALGMAVLGSGGGLLNGETQKAIMGNVPRERAGMASGISTTSRFTGVLAGFAGLGAVLAEGARGAMLDALSPLAGRALAGEFAARAMAGDFDDAAQLYGAQGAGAVTLARRAYGLGFSHVFLAAALLALAAAAVVAWSLRRSSRPAPTSPAAAEPLRQTPRP from the coding sequence GTGCGCCAACTGTTTTCCACCGCCGCCGGGCGGGTGCTGCTGACCGGCTCGCTGGGCTGCGCCATGACGGTGCTGGACACCAATGTGGTGGGCATCATCCTGCCCACCGTCGCGCGCGAGCTGGGCGCCTCCTTCGCCGACATCGAATGGGTGGTGAGCACCTATGTGCTGTGCTTCGCCGCCCTGCTGCTGCCGGCCGGCTCGGTGGCCGACCGCTACGGCCGCAAGCGCGTCTTCCTGTGCGGTATCGGGCTGTTCGCCCTGGCCTCGCTGGCCTGCGCCTGGGCGCCCAGCGCGCAGGCGCTGTATGCTGCGCGCGCGGCGCAAGGCGTGGGAGCGGCCTTCTTGCTGGCGCCGGCGCTGGCGGTGATCGGCCACGCCTTCCACGACGAGGCCGAGCGCGCCCACGCCTGGGCGGTGTGGGGCGGCATCATGGGGCTGACCATGGTGCTGTCGCCGTTGATCGGCGGCGCCATCAATGCGGCGCTGGGCTGGCGCTGGGCTTTCGCGGTCAACCTGCCGGTCTGCCTGCTGCTGGCCGCGGCCGTGCTGCGCCATATCCCGGAATCGAAGAATCCCGCCCCGCGTCCGCTGGACGCGCCGGGCATCCTGTCTTTCTCCAGCGCCGTCTTCATGCTGACCTGGGCCCTGATCACCGGACCCGAGCAAGGCTGGAGCAGCGTTGTTTGCGTCGCCCGCGCTGTGGGCGGCGCGCTTTTATTCGCGTTGTTCATCGCCATCGAGCGCCGCCGCGCGCATCCGATGCTGGAGCTCTCGCTATTCGGTTCGGCCGGGTTCGTGGCGGCGGTGGCGGCGATGTTCGCCTACGCCGCCTCGGCCCAGGTGATGGCCTCGCTGCTGCCGCAGTTCCTGCAGAACGCGCGCGGCCTCTCCGCCGCCCAGGCGGGGCTGGCAATGCTGCCCTTCGCATTGGCCATGTTGCTGCTGCCGCAGCTGGGCCGGCGCCTGGGCGCGCACCTGCGCTCGCCGCACATCCTGGCGCTGGGCCTGTGCGTCACCGCGCTGGGCAACCTGCTGATGATCTGGGCCGCGCGCTCCGGCGACGGCTGGCTGACCGCGCTGGGCATGGCGGTGCTGGGCAGCGGCGGCGGCCTGCTCAATGGAGAGACGCAAAAGGCGATCATGGGCAATGTCCCGCGCGAGCGCGCCGGTATGGCCTCGGGAATCAGCACCACTTCGCGCTTCACCGGGGTGCTGGCGGGCTTCGCCGGACTGGGCGCGGTGTTGGCTGAAGGCGCGCGCGGCGCCATGCTCGATGCGTTGTCGCCGCTGGCCGGCCGCGCGCTGGCCGGCGAGTTCGCCGCGCGCGCCATGGCCGGGGATTTCGACGATGCCGCCCAGCTCTATGGCGCGCAAGGCGCCGGCGCGGTGACGCTGGCGCGCCGCGCCTACGGGCTGGGTTTCTCGCATGTCTTCCTGGCGGCGGCGCTGCTGGCGCTGGCGGCGGCCGCCGTGGTGGCCTGGTCGCTCAGGCGCTCGTCCCGCCCAGCGCCAACGTCGCCAGCCGCGGCAGAACCGCTTCGGCAGACGCCGCGACCTTGA
- a CDS encoding putative bifunctional diguanylate cyclase/phosphodiesterase, whose product MAQQQDDLTEYSSETAYRLLVQGVTDYAIYLLRPDGVVANWNAGAERFKGYAAGDIVGRHFSTFYAPDERAAGLPQRGLEIARREGRFEAEGWRIRKDGSRFWAHVVIDPIYRDNGELLGFAKITRDCTEQRRMRDALHDTENRFRLLVEGITDYAIYMLNPDGTVANWNAGAQRAKGYLDSEVVGRHFSLFYGEDDRAAGLPHKNLDIALREGKFEDEGWRFRKDGSRFWAHVVIDPIYRDNGELLGFAKITRDRTEQLESREKIIYLARHDAMTGLPNRSQFLERLDEAMGALKTDEQEIAVISIDLDRFKEINDAFGHAVGDQVLCELSRRMKALSGEGELVARLGGDEFVAFKVFRQERALADFITRLYRALTTVLRLAQTDMAPGASLGVAMYPGDAEGRAQLLNNADLAMYRAKKSLGEKICFYEAGMDEASRARRAMARDIWIALEQGQFFLNYQVQRAVHGEETTGYEVLLRWQHPVHGLVSPAVFIPIAEECGAIGAIGDWVLEHACREAAQWNLQPRIAVNLSAVQLSNAALVDKVRSVLAATGLPASRLELEVTETAIIADRDRALHLLQQLKGMGVTIAMDDFGSGYSSLETLRSFPFDKIKLDRSFISELETSLQAKAFVRAILALGHSLNVSVLAEGVETEEQRAILQQEGCHEGQGFLFGRPATLASLAEQDVIASPSGAQRSA is encoded by the coding sequence ATGGCGCAGCAGCAAGACGACTTGACCGAATACTCATCAGAAACCGCCTACCGGCTGCTGGTACAGGGCGTGACCGACTACGCCATCTACCTGCTGCGCCCCGACGGCGTGGTGGCCAACTGGAACGCCGGCGCCGAGCGCTTCAAGGGCTATGCCGCCGGCGACATCGTCGGCCGCCACTTCTCGACCTTCTACGCGCCCGACGAGCGCGCCGCCGGGCTGCCGCAGCGCGGGCTGGAGATCGCCCGGCGCGAAGGCCGCTTCGAAGCCGAAGGCTGGCGCATCCGCAAGGACGGCAGCCGCTTCTGGGCGCATGTGGTGATCGATCCCATCTACCGCGACAACGGCGAGCTGCTGGGCTTCGCCAAGATCACCCGCGACTGTACCGAGCAACGTCGCATGCGCGACGCGCTGCACGACACCGAGAACCGCTTCCGCCTGCTGGTGGAGGGGATCACCGACTACGCGATCTACATGCTCAATCCGGACGGCACGGTCGCCAACTGGAACGCCGGCGCCCAGCGCGCCAAGGGCTATCTCGACAGCGAGGTGGTCGGCCGTCATTTCTCATTGTTCTACGGTGAAGACGACCGCGCCGCCGGCCTGCCGCACAAGAACCTCGACATCGCGCTGCGCGAAGGCAAGTTCGAGGACGAGGGCTGGCGGTTCCGCAAGGACGGCTCGCGCTTCTGGGCGCATGTGGTGATCGATCCCATCTACCGCGACAACGGCGAGCTGCTGGGCTTCGCCAAGATCACCCGCGACCGCACCGAGCAGCTGGAGAGCCGCGAAAAGATCATCTACCTGGCCCGTCACGACGCCATGACGGGCTTGCCCAACCGCTCGCAGTTCCTGGAGCGGCTGGACGAGGCCATGGGCGCGCTGAAGACCGACGAGCAGGAAATCGCCGTCATCAGTATCGACCTCGACCGCTTCAAGGAAATCAACGACGCCTTCGGCCATGCCGTGGGCGACCAGGTGCTGTGCGAACTGTCCCGGCGCATGAAGGCGCTGTCCGGCGAGGGCGAGCTGGTGGCGCGCCTGGGCGGCGACGAGTTCGTGGCCTTCAAGGTGTTCCGCCAAGAGCGCGCGCTGGCCGATTTCATCACGCGCCTGTACCGCGCGCTCACCACCGTGCTGCGCCTGGCGCAAACCGACATGGCGCCGGGCGCCAGCCTGGGCGTGGCGATGTATCCCGGCGACGCCGAGGGCCGCGCCCAGTTGCTCAACAATGCCGACCTGGCGATGTACCGCGCCAAGAAGAGCCTGGGGGAGAAGATCTGCTTCTATGAAGCCGGCATGGACGAGGCCTCGCGCGCGCGGCGCGCCATGGCGCGCGACATCTGGATCGCGCTGGAGCAGGGCCAGTTCTTCCTCAACTACCAGGTTCAGCGCGCGGTCCACGGCGAAGAGACCACCGGCTACGAAGTCCTGTTGCGCTGGCAGCATCCGGTGCACGGCCTGGTCTCGCCGGCGGTGTTCATTCCGATCGCCGAAGAGTGCGGCGCCATCGGCGCCATCGGCGACTGGGTGCTCGAGCATGCCTGTCGCGAGGCGGCGCAGTGGAACCTGCAGCCGCGCATCGCCGTCAACCTGTCGGCGGTGCAGTTGTCCAACGCCGCGCTGGTGGACAAGGTGCGCTCAGTGCTGGCCGCCACCGGCCTGCCGGCGTCGCGGCTGGAGCTGGAGGTCACCGAGACCGCCATCATCGCCGACCGCGACCGCGCGCTGCACCTGCTGCAGCAGCTCAAGGGCATGGGCGTGACCATCGCCATGGACGATTTCGGCAGCGGCTATTCGTCGCTGGAGACGCTGCGCTCCTTCCCCTTCGACAAGATCAAGCTCGATCGCAGCTTCATCAGCGAACTGGAAACCAGCCTGCAGGCCAAGGCCTTCGTGCGCGCCATCCTGGCGCTGGGCCACAGCCTGAACGTGTCGGTGCTGGCCGAAGGCGTGGAGACCGAGGAGCAGCGCGCCATCCTGCAGCAGGAGGGCTGCCATGAAGGGCAGGGCTTCCTGTTCGGCCGTCCCGCCACGCTGGCCAGCCTGGCCGAGCAGGACGTGATCGCCTCACCCTCCGGCGCGCAGCGCAGCGCCTGA
- a CDS encoding DUF3088 domain-containing protein has translation MSRDLLLLLEHGFTDPAHPGERFICPDGAPIEGLLAGDPELARRLDIRRLPFPRPRAHVVAALGEQHQGLPVLILGDQQAAPEDAQSANGRRFVTDTRRILELLAQRHGFPRVH, from the coding sequence TTGAACACGGTTTCACCGATCCCGCCCATCCCGGCGAACGCTTCATCTGCCCCGACGGCGCGCCCATCGAGGGCCTGCTGGCCGGCGATCCGGAGCTCGCCCGCCGCCTCGACATCCGGCGCCTGCCCTTCCCGCGTCCGCGCGCGCACGTGGTGGCGGCGCTGGGCGAACAGCACCAGGGCCTGCCGGTGCTGATCCTGGGCGACCAGCAAGCGGCGCCGGAGGATGCGCAATCGGCCAACGGCCGGCGCTTCGTCACCGACACCCGCCGCATCCTCGAGCTGCTGGCGCAGCGCCACGGTTTCCCGCGCGTGCACTGA
- a CDS encoding DUF3311 domain-containing protein: MRLLLLLPFIGLLWVPFYNDELPSLFGFPFFYWYQFAWVPLTSLIIWIVYRDGLKKGVE, from the coding sequence ATGCGGCTACTACTCCTATTGCCGTTCATAGGCTTGCTGTGGGTTCCGTTCTACAACGACGAACTGCCCAGCCTGTTCGGTTTTCCTTTCTTCTACTGGTACCAGTTCGCCTGGGTGCCGCTGACCTCCCTGATCATCTGGATCGTCTACCGCGACGGCCTGAAGAAAGGAGTCGAGTAA
- a CDS encoding MetQ/NlpA family ABC transporter substrate-binding protein translates to MFKRLFSTLLFSVAAVHCAQAAPLERELKVGFVPGPYIDEFKLGVQPELEKKGYKIRLYEFSTGLEANSAVFKGDIDANVMQHTVFLDSYNERNKTDLVGIVQVPTPPMGLYSKKHKDLKNLKKGFTVAVPNDPVNLQRALWILQRLGWIRIRENKPVDVTELDVIENKVGLKLVLLENAQGPRALDDADFAAIQGNFAIFAKLKLSEAFILEDMKPPYINVLAVKKTRQADTYARDLVDAYRSQNFQKAIRGERFYDGFALPDYFKTAKGN, encoded by the coding sequence ATGTTCAAGCGACTCTTCTCCACGCTGTTGTTCTCCGTTGCCGCCGTCCACTGCGCCCAGGCCGCGCCGCTCGAGCGCGAGCTCAAGGTGGGCTTCGTGCCCGGGCCATACATCGACGAGTTCAAGCTGGGCGTGCAGCCCGAGCTGGAGAAAAAGGGCTACAAGATCCGGCTCTATGAATTCTCCACCGGGCTGGAGGCCAACAGCGCCGTCTTCAAGGGCGACATCGACGCCAACGTGATGCAGCACACGGTCTTCCTCGATTCCTATAACGAGCGCAACAAGACCGACCTGGTCGGCATCGTGCAGGTGCCGACGCCGCCCATGGGTTTGTATTCGAAGAAGCACAAGGACCTGAAGAACCTGAAGAAGGGCTTCACCGTGGCCGTGCCCAACGACCCGGTCAACCTGCAGCGCGCGCTCTGGATCCTGCAGCGCCTGGGCTGGATCAGGATCCGCGAGAACAAGCCGGTGGACGTGACCGAGCTGGATGTGATCGAGAACAAGGTCGGCTTGAAGCTGGTGCTGCTGGAGAATGCCCAGGGCCCGCGAGCGCTGGACGATGCCGACTTCGCGGCGATCCAGGGCAACTTCGCCATCTTCGCCAAGCTCAAGCTTTCCGAAGCCTTCATCCTGGAAGACATGAAGCCGCCCTACATCAACGTGCTGGCGGTAAAGAAGACGCGCCAGGCGGACACCTATGCGCGCGACCTGGTGGACGCCTATCGTTCGCAGAATTTCCAGAAGGCCATTCGCGGGGAGCGTTTCTATGATGGGTTTGCCTTGCCGGATTACTTCAAGACGGCGAAGGGAAATTGA
- a CDS encoding GlcG/HbpS family heme-binding protein: MFKPSLSLVLGSALLCAAQLAGAANLPTQPVLTLAAAQQVIQAAQAKAQSENWPCVISVVDAAGLPLALVRMDNAAVPAGVEIAPGKARTAALFRRPSGALEDAVNGNRPAAATARGFVLMRGGLPLVADGQIVGAIGVSADTPQHDEEIARAGVAALK, translated from the coding sequence ATGTTCAAGCCATCCCTTTCCCTCGTCCTGGGTTCCGCCCTGCTGTGCGCCGCCCAACTGGCCGGCGCCGCCAACCTGCCGACGCAACCGGTGCTCACCCTGGCCGCCGCCCAGCAGGTGATCCAGGCCGCGCAGGCCAAGGCCCAGTCCGAGAACTGGCCCTGCGTGATTTCCGTGGTGGATGCCGCGGGCCTGCCGCTGGCGCTGGTGCGCATGGACAACGCGGCGGTGCCGGCCGGCGTCGAGATCGCGCCCGGCAAGGCGCGCACGGCGGCGCTGTTCCGCCGCCCCAGCGGCGCGCTGGAAGATGCGGTCAACGGCAACCGCCCGGCGGCCGCCACCGCGCGCGGCTTTGTGCTGATGCGCGGCGGCCTGCCGCTGGTGGCCGACGGCCAGATCGTGGGCGCCATCGGCGTCTCGGCCGACACGCCGCAGCATGATGAAGAGATTGCCCGCGCCGGCGTGGCCGCGCTGAAGTAA
- a CDS encoding acyl-CoA dehydrogenase has translation MSISSHASAEALHQRFADLFARIGEGAVERENARRLPYEEVRQLKEAGFSRLRVPVAQGGAGVSLEDFFYLLVRLGEAESNLPQILRVNAGFTELLRERKDDADTRRWLEVIGSGKTFGASTSERNAATGNSALLEKDAAGHLRLNGEKYYSTGTLYADWVLVRAHDSQSDFNVLVRADAEGVERVDDWDGFGQRLTGSGTTRFHNVLVPPEQVLDRYHVSQPRRNSIITSFYQTFHLATLSGIARAALRDAIAFTQPRTRTFGVPGNSSPRENPLVHRVVGRLASLAWSAEQLTLSIAREQDALNAARAAGTVATADYDALDIHTFQAQQVVIGQVLEATTLLFEVGGASATSETRRLDRHWRNARTLASHNPAIQREASVGNFHLNGEPHNERFGGSYA, from the coding sequence ATGAGCATCTCTTCCCACGCCTCCGCCGAGGCGCTGCACCAACGTTTCGCCGACCTGTTCGCCCGCATCGGCGAGGGCGCCGTGGAGCGCGAGAACGCGCGCCGCCTGCCGTACGAGGAAGTGCGCCAGCTCAAGGAAGCCGGCTTCTCCCGGCTGCGCGTGCCGGTGGCGCAGGGCGGCGCCGGCGTCAGCCTGGAAGATTTCTTCTACCTGCTGGTCCGCCTGGGCGAGGCAGAGTCCAACCTGCCGCAGATCCTGCGCGTGAACGCCGGCTTCACCGAGCTGCTGCGCGAACGCAAGGATGACGCCGATACCCGCCGCTGGCTGGAAGTGATCGGCAGCGGCAAGACTTTCGGCGCCTCTACCTCCGAGCGAAACGCCGCCACCGGCAATTCGGCGCTGCTGGAGAAGGACGCCGCCGGCCACCTGCGCCTGAACGGCGAAAAGTATTACTCGACCGGCACCCTCTACGCCGACTGGGTGCTGGTGCGCGCGCACGACAGCCAGTCCGACTTCAACGTGCTGGTGCGCGCCGACGCCGAGGGCGTCGAACGCGTCGACGACTGGGACGGCTTCGGCCAGCGCCTGACCGGCAGCGGCACCACGCGCTTCCACAACGTGCTGGTGCCGCCGGAACAGGTGCTGGACCGCTATCATGTGTCGCAGCCGCGCCGCAACAGCATCATCACGTCCTTCTACCAGACCTTCCACCTGGCGACCCTGTCGGGCATCGCGCGCGCCGCGCTGCGCGACGCCATCGCCTTCACGCAGCCGCGCACCCGCACCTTCGGCGTGCCGGGCAACTCCAGCCCGCGCGAGAACCCGCTGGTGCATCGCGTGGTGGGGCGCCTGGCCAGCCTGGCCTGGTCGGCCGAACAACTGACCTTGTCGATTGCGCGCGAACAGGATGCGCTCAACGCCGCGCGCGCCGCCGGCACCGTCGCCACCGCAGATTACGATGCCCTGGACATCCACACCTTCCAGGCGCAGCAGGTCGTCATCGGCCAGGTGCTGGAAGCCACCACGCTGCTGTTCGAAGTCGGCGGCGCTTCGGCCACCAGCGAAACCCGCCGGCTCGATCGCCACTGGCGCAACGCGCGCACGCTGGCCTCGCACAATCCGGCGATCCAGCGCGAAGCCTCGGTGGGCAACTTCCACCTCAACGGCGAGCCCCACAACGAGCGCTTCGGCGGCAGCTACGCGTAA